The genomic window AGGGATTGGACAAGTATGACAAGGAGATTATGGATAAAAAAAGAGCAAAATTTTTGAGGGATAAATTGGACTTCGATCAACATATGGCCTATAAGTGGGGACATCAAGGCAATCAATGTCGAGGTCTTAAAACCAGACAAGGTCCAACAAATTCCTCCCGTAACATCACAACCACTGAGGGTCCGTCttcgagtgattttttgtcctcggcGGAAAGCGACACAGAACCAGGACCAGGACTAGGCGTGGGCATAGGAGACGTAGACCTAACCACTCGGATCACCAGGAACAGGGGATACAGACCTCCATATCACAACAAACGGATGAAACAACGCAAGTGATCCCGTCATCAACCAACAGTGATGGTGAGTCTGATGTTCGGGTTAAACATGATTCATTGCAGATTGTCAACTTGTCTCAACACCAACTAACACCTATTGAAACTGCAGTATTAAGCAGGGGTCAGACTTTCTCACCAGCACAACGGGCTGATAATTTCACTTTGATCAAGGATCTTTTTTTATTCTGTAGGAAAATCGTCCTCCAGGTTTTGCACATACAACCACAGGCGATTTCCTCTCTTGATCAGACTGAACATGGAGTTTTTCAAGATCTGATGGAGCTCCTACAAGAGGGTGAATCTAACACAGGTAGGCGTAATTTTCCTCACAAGAACAAATCCACTGTGTGTCCACCCCTGTCCACTATACCAGCTGTCAAAATCTTCTTCGAGATGGTCAAACAGGATATTGAAGCACTCCCCCCTAGGATAGGCCTCATGCCTAATTTGACTACTCAGGAACGACGGGCTCTATCTGACCTACGGTCAAATAAAGAATTCTTGATCAgggaggcggacaaggggggtaatgttgtCCTGTGGCCCCATAGCTTGTATCTCGAGGAAGCAATTAGACAACTTGGTAACCAGCATTTTTATCGAAGACTCCCCTCCAATCCTACGGGGGTATTCTCTACGAAATTGAGAGCTCTCTTGGATAGGGCTTTTGAACTGGGGGTTATCAGTGTTCAGGAACGGGACTTTATTTGGGTAGAGGAACCAACTACATCTACGTTCTATATGCTACCCAAGGTTCACAAAGATTTGAATAAACCCCCAGGCCGACCTATCGTGTCTAGTATTGGGAGTCTGTGTGAGAAGGCGTgtatttacattgatttttttctACAGCCATTTGTGCTTAAATTGCCTTCTCACATTAGGGACTCCTCACACTTTATCAGCATATACAAAGGGTTGGATTTATCATCAGGGGAGATT from Ranitomeya imitator isolate aRanImi1 unplaced genomic scaffold, aRanImi1.pri SCAFFOLD_1435, whole genome shotgun sequence includes these protein-coding regions:
- the LOC138654759 gene encoding uncharacterized protein; this translates as MELLQEGESNTGRRNFPHKNKSTVCPPLSTIPAVKIFFEMVKQDIEALPPRIGLMPNLTTQERRALSDLRSNKEFLIREADKGGNVVLWPHSLYLEEAIRQLGNQHFYRRLPSNPTGVFSTKLRALLDRAFELGVISVQERDFIWVEEPTTSTFYMLPKVHKDLNKPPGRPIVSSIGSLCEKACIYIDFFLQPFVLKLPSHIRDSSHFISIYKGLDLSSGEIMVTCDVESLYSNISHDDGLQAIMFFLDQQTNSDRMHDSFIIDLLDFVLRHNFFLFDRTFYIQTSGVAMGARCAPAFANLFLGWWEHTVVYVSNFFINKCNFWILRLNVRMANYLLVFIASPQRLIVCWSIVASIQNI